CAGCCAGCGCTTCAAGAAATCGAGAACCTCGTCGGTGCGTTCTGCATCGCCAAGCGTCGTATTTAGATAGAGAACACGCAACCTGTCAGAGAAGCCGTCGTGCACGCGGCGATGTTCGGCAAGGCCTTCGTATCCACAGCGTTCCATGTACTGCTCTTCGGTTTTGAAGTGGTAGTCGGTGTAATCAACGAGGTCTTCGATGATCTGCTCGAATTTG
This region of Leptonema illini DSM 21528 genomic DNA includes:
- a CDS encoding bacteriohemerythrin; the encoded protein is MELVKWESGYELGIKEIDEQHRKLVDILNEVIHLKASGAAARKFEQIIEDLVDYTDYHFKTEEQYMERCGYEGLAEHRRVHDGFSDRLRVLYLNTTLGDAERTDEVLDFLKRWLLHHIMKTDRDYVGLMKEKGLN